From a region of the Streptomyces sp. NBC_00193 genome:
- a CDS encoding GntR family transcriptional regulator: protein MPGSGAVTRNTLRRQIADALRDEVLAGRLAAGSEFTVKQIAEKYEVSATPVREALVDLSAQGLLDSIQHRGFRVRVFTVDDFRGMIEARTLIVEGIFRRLVERGTAPGSGERLVSVRRRAEEARRAALNGSLEVLIGYDLRFWRELSGLVGNIYISEFLHRIRVQCWVFAVPYLKAEPDLRADLWAGHNELMDAVTRADAEEVRRLVHAYNQHGLDWAAGLKAAGA, encoded by the coding sequence ATGCCAGGCAGCGGCGCTGTCACCCGCAACACACTTCGCCGGCAGATCGCGGACGCGCTGCGTGACGAGGTGCTCGCGGGGCGCCTGGCGGCCGGGAGCGAATTCACCGTCAAACAGATCGCCGAGAAGTACGAAGTCTCCGCGACCCCCGTCCGCGAGGCCCTCGTCGATCTCTCCGCGCAGGGCCTGCTCGATTCGATCCAGCACCGCGGCTTCCGCGTCCGAGTCTTCACCGTGGATGATTTCCGGGGCATGATCGAGGCTCGTACGTTGATCGTGGAAGGCATCTTCCGCAGGCTCGTGGAACGCGGCACCGCCCCCGGCTCCGGGGAACGGCTGGTCTCGGTGCGCCGCCGGGCGGAAGAGGCGCGGCGGGCAGCGCTGAACGGCTCGCTCGAAGTGCTGATCGGCTACGACCTGCGCTTCTGGAGGGAGCTGAGCGGGCTGGTCGGCAACATCTACATCTCCGAGTTCCTGCACCGGATCCGGGTGCAGTGCTGGGTGTTCGCCGTGCCCTACCTGAAGGCGGAGCCGGACCTGCGCGCCGACCTGTGGGCCGGCCACAACGAACTGATGGACGCGGTGACCCGCGCGGACGCCGAGGAGGTACGACGCCTCGTGCACGCGTACAACCAGCACGGTCTCGACTGGGCCGCGGGCCTGAAGGCGGCCGGCGCGTGA
- a CDS encoding aspartate aminotransferase family protein, whose protein sequence is MTPHVTSGASVKAADRAHVFHSWSAQALIDPLAVAKAEGSHFWDYDGKRYLDFASQLVNTNIGHQHPKVVAAIQEQAARLCTLAPGFAVDVRSEAARLIAQRTPGDLDKIFFTNGGAEAVENAVRMARLHTGRQKVMSTYRSYHGATAAAINLTGDPRRWPSDTAAAGVVHFWGPFLYRSPFHATTEAEECARALTHLADTIAFEGPATIAAIILESVPGTAGIMTPPPGYLAGVRELCDRYGIVFILDEVMSGFGRTGKWFAAEHFDVTPDLITFAKGVNSGYVPLGGVAISGAIAETFATRPYPGGLTYSGHPLACAAAVATMNAMEEEGIVEHSAHLGENVIGPALAELAERHPSVGEVRGLGTFWALELVRDKETREPLVPYNAAGADNAPMAEFAAACKASGLWPFVNMNRTHVVPPCNITEADAKEGLALLDDALTVADRHVSA, encoded by the coding sequence ATGACCCCTCACGTCACCTCGGGCGCCTCCGTCAAGGCCGCCGACCGCGCCCACGTCTTCCACTCCTGGTCCGCCCAGGCCCTGATCGACCCGCTCGCCGTGGCCAAAGCCGAGGGGTCGCACTTCTGGGACTACGACGGCAAGCGCTACCTCGACTTCGCCTCCCAGCTGGTCAACACCAACATCGGTCACCAGCACCCCAAGGTCGTCGCCGCCATTCAGGAGCAGGCGGCCAGGCTCTGCACCCTGGCCCCCGGTTTCGCCGTGGACGTCCGCTCCGAGGCCGCACGCCTCATCGCGCAGCGGACCCCCGGCGACCTCGACAAGATCTTCTTCACCAACGGCGGTGCCGAGGCCGTGGAGAACGCCGTCCGCATGGCCCGGCTCCACACCGGCCGGCAGAAGGTGATGTCCACCTACCGCTCGTACCACGGCGCCACCGCCGCCGCGATCAACCTGACCGGCGACCCGCGCCGCTGGCCCTCCGACACGGCCGCCGCCGGCGTCGTGCACTTCTGGGGACCGTTCCTCTACCGCTCGCCCTTCCACGCGACCACCGAGGCCGAGGAGTGCGCGCGCGCCCTCACCCACCTCGCCGACACCATCGCCTTCGAGGGCCCGGCGACGATCGCCGCGATCATCCTGGAGTCGGTCCCCGGCACGGCCGGGATCATGACCCCGCCCCCCGGCTACCTGGCCGGCGTGCGCGAGCTCTGCGACCGCTACGGCATCGTCTTCATCCTGGACGAGGTCATGTCGGGATTCGGCCGGACCGGCAAGTGGTTCGCCGCCGAGCACTTCGACGTCACCCCCGACCTGATCACCTTCGCCAAGGGCGTCAACAGCGGCTACGTCCCGCTCGGCGGCGTCGCGATCTCCGGCGCGATCGCCGAGACCTTCGCCACGCGCCCCTACCCGGGCGGCCTGACCTACTCCGGGCACCCCCTCGCCTGCGCCGCCGCCGTCGCGACGATGAACGCGATGGAGGAGGAGGGCATCGTCGAGCACTCCGCCCACCTCGGCGAGAACGTGATCGGCCCGGCCCTCGCCGAGCTCGCGGAGCGCCACCCCTCGGTCGGGGAGGTGCGCGGTCTGGGCACCTTCTGGGCCCTGGAACTCGTACGGGACAAGGAGACGCGCGAGCCGCTCGTTCCCTACAACGCCGCGGGCGCCGACAACGCGCCGATGGCCGAGTTCGCCGCGGCCTGCAAGGCGTCCGGGCTGTGGCCGTTCGTCAATATGAACCGGACCCACGTCGTCCCCCCGTGCAACATCACGGAAGCGGACGCCAAGGAGGGCCTGGCCCTGCTGGACGACGCGCTGACCGTCGCCGACCGTCACGTTTCGGCCTGA
- a CDS encoding type 1 glutamine amidotransferase family protein → MSETKTQAKTRAAVQGRAESGTETGAQAQSAGAAVRTVHVAVYDTYADWETGHTTAHLTQHGYEVRTVGVAAGRPVTTMGGLRIQPDLALDDLRPEESALLILTGAGLWDAGDELAPFAAKAEEFLAAGIPVAAICGATAGLARAGVLDGRTHTSAAPFYLGGQPGYAGAERYVEADAVTDGDLITAGPTEPVAFAREVFSRLGVYEPHVLDAWYRLFHDSDESAYPVLMAAAQPETGQEREPSDA, encoded by the coding sequence ATGAGCGAGACGAAGACGCAGGCGAAGACGCGGGCAGCGGTGCAGGGCCGGGCGGAGAGCGGGACGGAGACCGGGGCGCAGGCGCAGTCCGCGGGCGCCGCGGTGCGCACGGTCCACGTGGCGGTCTACGACACCTACGCCGACTGGGAGACGGGCCACACCACCGCGCACCTGACCCAGCACGGCTACGAGGTCCGCACGGTCGGCGTCGCCGCCGGCCGGCCCGTCACCACGATGGGCGGCCTCCGCATCCAGCCCGACCTGGCCCTGGACGACCTGCGCCCCGAGGAATCCGCGCTCCTCATCCTGACCGGCGCCGGGCTGTGGGACGCGGGCGACGAGCTGGCGCCCTTCGCGGCGAAGGCCGAGGAGTTCCTCGCGGCGGGCATCCCGGTCGCGGCGATCTGCGGAGCCACGGCCGGCCTGGCCCGCGCCGGAGTCCTGGACGGACGTACGCACACCAGCGCGGCCCCCTTCTACCTCGGCGGCCAGCCGGGCTACGCGGGCGCGGAGCGCTACGTCGAGGCCGACGCGGTCACCGACGGGGACCTGATCACGGCCGGCCCCACGGAGCCGGTGGCCTTCGCGCGCGAGGTCTTCTCCCGCCTCGGGGTGTACGAGCCGCACGTGCTCGACGCCTGGTACCGCCTGTTCCACGACTCCGACGAGAGCGCCTACCCGGTGCTGATGGCGGCGGCACAGCCCGAGACGGGGCAGGAGCGGGAGCCGAGCGATGCCTGA
- a CDS encoding MarR family winged helix-turn-helix transcriptional regulator, protein MSRTALGVFRLNGQFLSVSEELARPAGLTAAWWQVIGAVLREPLPVAAIARAMGITRQSVQRIADLLAAKGLAEYVPNPAHRRAKLLRPTEAGRAAVARIGPGHAALATRLAEALGEDGFAETVRVLERLSAALDTLPPSPDAPPDVPA, encoded by the coding sequence CTGAGCCGCACGGCCCTCGGGGTGTTCCGGCTCAACGGCCAGTTCCTCTCCGTATCGGAGGAGCTGGCCCGCCCGGCGGGGCTGACCGCAGCCTGGTGGCAGGTGATCGGAGCCGTACTCCGCGAGCCGCTGCCCGTCGCCGCCATCGCCCGGGCCATGGGCATCACCCGTCAGAGCGTGCAGCGCATCGCCGACCTGCTGGCCGCCAAGGGCCTCGCCGAGTACGTCCCGAACCCGGCCCACCGCCGGGCGAAGCTGCTGCGCCCCACGGAGGCGGGCCGCGCCGCCGTCGCCAGGATCGGCCCGGGCCACGCGGCCCTGGCCACCCGGCTCGCGGAGGCCCTCGGCGAGGACGGCTTCGCCGAAACGGTCCGCGTCCTGGAACGCCTGTCGGCCGCCCTGGACACCCTGCCGCCCTCACCCGACGCCCCACCCGACGTCCCGGCCTAG
- a CDS encoding serine/threonine-protein kinase — protein MEQLHPRDAEHIGPYRLLARLGTGGMGQVYLGRAEHSDPGTSSATGTGGGAATGTGTGAPTGTRTRTGTRTAAVKLIHPHLAAHPDFRTRFRREADAARLVGGDWTVAVLDADPDAEIPWLATAYIAGPSLRQAVGGDFGPLPAASVRILGEGLSYALQDIHRAGLVHRDLKPGNILLTADGPRVIDFGIARALGATTDPALTQTGELLGSPGFLAPEQINGTPVTPACDVFGLGAVLAYAATGRLPFGDPDQPGGIAALLMRVTEAEPDLAGVPAELRDVVRDCLHKDPAARPTPAELLERLAAHREDAPEPWLPAPLVARLGQHAIALLDRVDAGPDRPEPATVPAQRTAEQPVSTPPAPGPAPAPTLTALPGADDGSGSLSGPGSGHGPAAGPWSDSRRGSRSRSVSTALLVAVAVVVAVAAGGSVYTVMSGAGDGAPRAGSGASPSGSSGASSGGQATGDATASGAVATPSPSVPPATLPEAYAGTWRTVYGGQSWQLTLTPGTTGANVMSLTLQAPGLSCAWTAPLRSATADSVGLDPSTVISGTPPSCSPGGRSTLRLLSNGTLVRELDGSTAAPLTYRRR, from the coding sequence ATGGAACAACTGCACCCGCGCGACGCAGAGCACATCGGCCCGTACCGCCTGCTCGCCCGCCTCGGGACCGGCGGCATGGGCCAGGTCTACCTCGGCCGCGCCGAGCACTCCGACCCCGGCACGAGCAGTGCCACGGGCACCGGCGGCGGAGCCGCAACCGGAACCGGAACCGGCGCCCCCACCGGCACCCGGACCCGTACGGGCACCCGCACCGCCGCCGTGAAGCTGATCCACCCCCACCTCGCCGCCCACCCCGATTTCCGCACCCGTTTCCGCCGCGAGGCCGACGCCGCCCGCCTCGTCGGCGGGGACTGGACCGTCGCCGTCCTCGACGCCGACCCCGACGCGGAGATCCCCTGGCTGGCCACCGCCTACATCGCCGGGCCGAGCCTGCGCCAGGCCGTCGGCGGCGACTTCGGCCCGCTGCCGGCCGCCTCCGTACGGATCCTGGGCGAGGGGCTCTCGTACGCCCTCCAGGACATCCACCGTGCCGGTCTCGTCCACCGGGACCTGAAGCCCGGCAACATCCTGCTCACCGCCGACGGCCCCCGCGTCATCGACTTCGGCATCGCCCGGGCCCTGGGCGCCACCACCGACCCCGCCCTCACGCAGACCGGCGAACTCCTCGGCTCCCCCGGCTTCCTGGCCCCCGAGCAGATCAACGGCACTCCCGTGACCCCGGCCTGCGACGTGTTCGGCCTCGGCGCGGTACTCGCCTACGCCGCCACCGGCCGGCTGCCCTTCGGGGACCCGGACCAGCCCGGAGGCATCGCCGCGCTCCTGATGCGCGTCACGGAAGCGGAACCCGACCTGGCGGGCGTACCGGCCGAACTGCGCGACGTCGTACGCGATTGCCTGCACAAGGACCCGGCCGCCCGGCCCACCCCCGCCGAGCTCCTCGAACGGCTCGCCGCGCACCGGGAGGACGCCCCGGAGCCCTGGCTGCCCGCGCCCCTCGTCGCGCGGCTCGGGCAGCACGCCATAGCCCTGCTGGACCGCGTGGACGCGGGCCCGGACCGGCCCGAGCCGGCGACCGTGCCCGCCCAGCGCACGGCGGAGCAGCCGGTCTCGACCCCGCCTGCGCCTGGGCCTGCGCCTGCGCCCACGCTCACCGCCTTGCCCGGGGCGGACGACGGGTCCGGCTCCCTCTCCGGACCCGGCTCGGGCCACGGCCCCGCCGCCGGACCCTGGTCCGATTCCCGGCGCGGCTCCCGCTCCCGGTCCGTCTCCACGGCCCTGCTCGTCGCCGTCGCCGTGGTCGTCGCCGTGGCGGCGGGCGGCAGTGTGTACACCGTCATGAGCGGAGCCGGCGACGGTGCGCCCCGCGCCGGATCCGGCGCCTCCCCGTCCGGCTCCTCCGGTGCCTCCTCCGGCGGGCAGGCCACCGGGGACGCGACGGCGTCCGGCGCTGTCGCCACTCCCTCCCCTTCCGTCCCTCCCGCCACGCTCCCCGAGGCCTACGCCGGCACCTGGCGCACCGTCTACGGCGGGCAGAGCTGGCAGCTCACCCTGACCCCCGGCACGACCGGCGCCAACGTCATGTCCCTGACCCTCCAGGCCCCCGGACTCAGCTGCGCCTGGACCGCGCCGCTGCGCTCCGCCACCGCCGACAGCGTCGGGCTCGACCCCTCCACGGTGATCTCCGGTACGCCGCCCTCGTGTTCGCCGGGCGGCCGGAGCACGCTGCGGCTGCTCTCCAACGGGACCCTGGTGCGGGAGCTCGACGGCAGCACCGCAGCTCCGCTCACGTACCGACGTCGCTGA
- a CDS encoding alpha/beta hydrolase: MSRRPTARPDGRRSGRLRRTLLAGLVAAAVVMPVSAAASPNVPAPAPAVLGEGAALPDRFAANLANLSEAARTAEKAGRTGRAAKLRAMEAGGGARFLVFDGRGKGRAIEVFGDLESADRVAVLVPGSDTTLDTYQRFRAGAVALDQRLRAEHPRSAVVAWLGYDTPGTVSPAVLTTGRADEAAADLGPFLPRLARMAAPQARLSLLCHSYGSVVCARTATGSEVTDMALFGSPGTGAGSAAQLPTRARVWAGRGGADWISGVPHVSGGGIGFGTDPVDPAFGALPFAAGSGGHSDYLKPGTESLNSLAGIVLGASPAARTGSSPAAPLALSALAVPEVSHARA; encoded by the coding sequence ATGAGCCGCCGACCCACCGCACGTCCCGACGGCCGCCGCAGCGGCCGTCTGCGCCGCACGCTGCTGGCCGGGCTCGTCGCCGCGGCCGTGGTCATGCCCGTTTCCGCCGCCGCCTCGCCGAACGTCCCCGCGCCGGCTCCGGCCGTCCTCGGCGAGGGCGCCGCCCTCCCCGACCGGTTCGCCGCCAACCTCGCCAACCTCTCCGAAGCGGCCCGTACGGCCGAGAAGGCCGGCCGCACCGGCCGCGCTGCGAAGCTCCGGGCCATGGAGGCGGGCGGCGGTGCCCGGTTCCTCGTCTTCGACGGGCGCGGCAAGGGCCGGGCGATAGAGGTGTTCGGCGATCTGGAGAGCGCCGACCGGGTCGCGGTCCTGGTCCCCGGGTCGGACACGACGCTGGACACGTATCAGAGGTTCCGCGCCGGAGCCGTCGCCCTCGACCAGCGCCTCCGGGCCGAGCACCCCCGCTCCGCCGTGGTCGCCTGGCTCGGGTACGACACCCCGGGCACGGTCAGCCCGGCCGTCCTGACCACGGGCCGCGCCGACGAGGCCGCCGCCGACCTCGGCCCCTTCCTGCCCCGGTTGGCCCGAATGGCCGCCCCGCAGGCCCGCCTCTCGCTGCTCTGCCACTCCTACGGGTCCGTCGTCTGCGCCCGTACCGCGACCGGCTCCGAGGTCACCGACATGGCGCTGTTCGGCAGTCCGGGCACGGGGGCCGGTTCCGCCGCGCAGCTGCCGACCCGGGCCCGGGTCTGGGCCGGCCGGGGCGGCGCCGACTGGATCTCCGGTGTCCCGCACGTCAGCGGCGGCGGGATCGGATTCGGCACCGATCCCGTGGACCCCGCCTTCGGAGCCCTGCCCTTCGCGGCCGGCTCCGGCGGCCACAGCGACTACCTCAAGCCGGGCACCGAGTCGCTGAACAGCCTGGCCGGGATCGTGCTCGGCGCCTCCCCGGCGGCGCGGACCGGCTCGTCCCCCGCCGCACCCCTCGCCCTGTCCGCCCTCGCCGTCCCGGAGGTCTCCCATGCGCGTGCGTGA
- a CDS encoding acyltransferase, translated as MRVREPLARWSALADRIDAGTPAHRDRAVDALRAFAILGVVLGHWLVTALTSTDGGLSTTSPLAHMSALAPVSWVFQTLAVFFLVGGHVAAQGYESARGLGVPYGQWVGQRLGRLFRPVAAVLVLWSVASVGMLLGGVGTDTVRTLLKLVLSPLWFLLVFAALTAATPLVARLSPLWPLAVVASVDVWRFGFGGPAWIGWVNVAAGWLVPYTLGAAWSRGAFARRTPAALLLGGGIAATAALILWGGYPASMVGVPGAAVSNLNPPTLAAVAFGLAQCGLALLLREPLARVMSRPRAWAKVALVNLSAMTIFLWHQTAMMAVTAVGLLFSTDLPGLHTVPASAEWIAVRLLWLPVFAAALAVCWAAFHTYEQAGGRPRGRARRGSSRTPVTPSRIVASSALTRGNASPVARTGSTPVGEGTVAGGTVAEAVTGPVAPAKETLRA; from the coding sequence ATGCGCGTGCGTGAACCGCTTGCCCGCTGGTCCGCTCTCGCGGACCGCATCGACGCCGGAACCCCCGCCCACCGGGACCGGGCCGTGGACGCGCTCCGTGCCTTCGCCATCCTCGGCGTGGTGCTGGGCCACTGGCTGGTCACCGCGCTCACCAGTACCGACGGCGGCCTCAGCACCACCAGCCCGCTGGCCCACATGAGCGCACTGGCCCCGGTCTCCTGGGTGTTCCAGACCCTGGCGGTCTTCTTCCTGGTCGGCGGTCACGTCGCCGCCCAGGGGTACGAGTCGGCGCGCGGCCTCGGAGTCCCGTACGGGCAGTGGGTCGGGCAGCGGCTCGGCAGGCTGTTCCGGCCGGTGGCCGCCGTCCTGGTCCTCTGGAGCGTGGCGTCCGTCGGCATGCTGCTCGGCGGCGTCGGGACGGACACGGTCCGGACCCTGCTCAAGCTCGTCCTCTCCCCCCTGTGGTTCCTCCTCGTCTTCGCCGCGCTCACCGCCGCGACCCCGCTCGTCGCCCGGCTGAGCCCGCTGTGGCCCCTGGCCGTGGTGGCCTCGGTCGATGTCTGGCGCTTCGGGTTCGGTGGGCCCGCATGGATCGGCTGGGTCAATGTGGCCGCGGGCTGGCTGGTGCCCTACACCCTGGGCGCCGCCTGGTCCCGGGGCGCCTTCGCCCGGCGCACCCCGGCCGCCCTGCTGCTGGGCGGCGGGATCGCCGCCACGGCCGCACTGATCCTCTGGGGCGGGTACCCCGCCTCCATGGTCGGCGTTCCCGGAGCCGCGGTCTCGAACCTGAACCCGCCGACGCTGGCCGCGGTCGCGTTCGGCCTGGCCCAGTGCGGGCTGGCGCTGCTGCTGCGGGAACCGCTGGCCCGGGTGATGAGCCGGCCGCGGGCCTGGGCGAAGGTGGCACTGGTGAATCTGTCCGCCATGACGATCTTCCTGTGGCACCAGACCGCGATGATGGCCGTCACCGCTGTGGGGCTGCTGTTCTCCACCGATCTGCCCGGCCTGCACACCGTGCCCGCCTCCGCGGAGTGGATAGCCGTCCGACTGCTCTGGCTTCCCGTGTTCGCGGCCGCGCTGGCGGTCTGCTGGGCCGCCTTCCACACCTACGAGCAGGCCGGCGGCCGCCCCCGGGGCCGGGCCCGGCGCGGATCCTCCAGGACGCCGGTCACCCCCTCCCGGATCGTCGCCTCCTCCGCCCTGACCCGGGGGAACGCCTCCCCCGTTGCCCGCACCGGCTCAACTCCGGTCGGTGAAGGCACAGTCGCCGGCGGCACGGTCGCCGAAGCAGTCACCGGCCCGGTGGCTCCCGCCAAGGAGACCCTCCGTGCCTAG
- a CDS encoding sensor histidine kinase → MNEQSEPTTPAPVRAQPGSAAGGDTGGPHSVSSAVVRGVVRDLLDLRSDPLPRLSRPRWLAWLPHVVLVYLAVYFYFLTVEQLHNHYEITGGWVPLLSILVGLSLVVAVRRPMAGFWLGLTAAGLIAWTVYGNVGQGQSWPWLPAGIFTFAPVLLLVALRVRPWVTIGAVFVSIAFTGLAEILFKPEHSGTSLPGAVLLFGFTGLLGYALRATRLARTKLVEQETLTEEERARRTLLEERSRIARELHDVVAHHMSVISIQAQVAPYLVENPSEELKENLAGIRANAVEALTELRRVLGVLRSEHPDEEAELHHPQPTLAELGGLVDNVRAAGLEVTTEIAGIRRPLSPGVELTAYRIVQEALSNCLRHAPGSRVEVGIAYGPRDVHLCVANTAPTRPAPPTMGAGHGLLGMRERAGMLGGELAAGHRPDGGYEVSAVLPMDPAPPGGVTSAGPERNEKDS, encoded by the coding sequence GTGAACGAGCAGAGCGAGCCCACGACACCGGCCCCGGTCCGCGCACAGCCCGGCTCGGCGGCCGGTGGGGACACCGGCGGTCCGCACAGCGTGAGTTCGGCCGTGGTGCGCGGCGTGGTCCGGGATCTGCTCGACCTGAGGTCCGATCCGCTTCCGAGGTTGTCGCGACCGCGCTGGCTGGCCTGGCTCCCGCACGTGGTGCTCGTCTATCTGGCGGTGTACTTCTATTTCCTCACCGTGGAACAGCTCCACAATCACTACGAGATCACCGGCGGCTGGGTACCGTTGCTGTCGATCCTGGTCGGCCTGTCCCTCGTGGTCGCCGTGCGGCGGCCGATGGCCGGTTTCTGGCTCGGCCTCACCGCTGCCGGACTGATCGCCTGGACGGTCTACGGCAACGTCGGACAAGGACAGAGCTGGCCCTGGCTGCCCGCCGGAATCTTCACCTTCGCCCCGGTCCTGTTGCTGGTGGCCCTGCGCGTGCGGCCCTGGGTGACCATCGGGGCGGTCTTCGTCTCGATCGCCTTCACCGGTCTGGCCGAGATCCTCTTCAAGCCCGAACACAGCGGGACCAGCCTCCCCGGGGCCGTCCTCCTCTTCGGCTTCACCGGCCTCCTCGGCTATGCCCTGCGCGCGACGCGACTGGCCCGCACCAAGCTGGTCGAGCAGGAGACCCTCACCGAGGAGGAGCGCGCCCGCCGCACCCTGCTGGAGGAGCGCAGCCGGATCGCCCGCGAGCTGCACGACGTCGTCGCGCACCACATGTCGGTGATCTCCATCCAGGCGCAGGTGGCCCCTTACCTCGTGGAGAACCCGTCGGAGGAGCTCAAGGAGAACCTCGCCGGGATCCGCGCGAATGCCGTGGAGGCACTGACGGAGCTGCGGCGCGTCCTGGGGGTGCTGCGGTCCGAGCACCCGGACGAGGAGGCGGAGCTGCACCATCCGCAGCCCACCCTGGCCGAGTTGGGCGGCCTCGTGGACAACGTGCGGGCGGCCGGGCTGGAGGTCACCACCGAGATCGCGGGCATCCGCCGGCCGCTGTCCCCGGGGGTGGAGCTCACGGCGTACCGGATCGTGCAGGAAGCGCTGAGCAACTGCCTGCGGCACGCGCCCGGCTCCCGCGTGGAGGTCGGCATCGCCTACGGGCCCCGCGATGTGCACCTGTGCGTCGCCAACACGGCGCCCACCCGGCCGGCCCCGCCGACCATGGGAGCGGGGCACGGGCTGCTGGGGATGCGCGAGCGAGCGGGCATGCTGGGAGGCGAGCTGGCTGCCGGCCACCGCCCCGACGGGGGGTACGAGGTGAGCGCCGTGCTCCCGATGGATCCCGCGCCCCCGGGCGGCGTGACCTCCGCCGGACCCGAGAGGAACGAGAAGGATTCATGA
- a CDS encoding response regulator transcription factor: MTAAPIKVMIADDQMMVRQGFTVLLDAQPDIEVVGQAVDGAEAVAKVAELVPDVVLMDIRMPGMGGIEATSLITGVPGSAVKVLVLTTFDLDEYVYEALRAGASGFLLKDASADQLAEAVRVIAAGEALLAPNITKRLITEFSRLGAPRAPSKARIDELTERETEVLSLVAQGMSNAEIAEHLILAEQTVKTHVGRILVKLGLRDRTQAAVFAYETGLIRPTGY; the protein is encoded by the coding sequence ATGACTGCTGCCCCGATCAAGGTGATGATCGCCGACGACCAGATGATGGTCCGCCAGGGCTTCACCGTGCTCCTCGACGCCCAGCCCGACATCGAGGTCGTCGGTCAGGCCGTCGACGGAGCCGAGGCCGTGGCGAAGGTCGCCGAGCTGGTTCCGGACGTGGTGCTGATGGACATCCGGATGCCCGGGATGGGCGGTATCGAGGCCACCTCCCTCATCACCGGCGTCCCGGGCTCCGCGGTGAAGGTGCTGGTGCTGACCACCTTCGACCTCGACGAGTACGTGTACGAGGCGCTGCGCGCGGGCGCCTCGGGCTTCCTCCTCAAGGACGCCTCCGCCGATCAGCTGGCGGAGGCGGTCCGCGTGATCGCGGCCGGCGAAGCGCTCCTCGCTCCGAACATCACGAAGCGGCTGATCACCGAGTTCTCCCGGCTGGGGGCTCCGAGGGCGCCGTCGAAGGCGCGGATCGACGAGCTGACGGAGCGGGAGACGGAGGTCCTGTCGCTGGTCGCCCAGGGCATGTCGAACGCGGAGATCGCCGAGCACCTGATCCTCGCCGAGCAGACGGTCAAGACGCACGTGGGCCGGATCCTCGTGAAGCTGGGTCTGCGGGACCGCACGCAGGCCGCGGTGTTCGCGTACGAGACGGGTCTGATCCGTCCGACGGGCTACTGA
- a CDS encoding sensor histidine kinase, translating into MTETTPGATPRTPEIRLASGFIQSLREALITDAFAYRPLLPMRTDGPLTRRLPKRIRTEAAHLPHAVVCVVAFLVVVFTSITTGLPQAASLVMGLLAATPIVMTLVRPLGAFWAAVAVTLIFSVVSGSDPNWPWIPATFFSYLATVTLVGMRTTPRTAGWMWVITLAIGIGTSVVLGHGQTINVGPMAFASAIALLAVSIRNIRKQAEQEVTAQQEVTAVERDRRTLLEERTTIARELHDVVAHHMSVVAIQAEAAPYRVKNPPPELEAAFVTIRENAVAALTELRRVLGVVRSADYEAPDAPQPTLASLDGLLANVREAGLSVDKTVTGAVRELPPGVELSAYRIIQEALSNTLRHAPGAGAAVEVSYVLGGLGLRIVNEAGTGDVRPSPGAGQGVTGMRERVAMLEGEMTAGELASGGFEVAVFIPVAGSRPDLAKDPA; encoded by the coding sequence ATGACCGAGACGACCCCCGGGGCGACCCCCCGGACCCCAGAGATCCGGCTGGCTTCGGGCTTCATCCAGAGCCTGCGCGAAGCTCTGATCACCGACGCCTTCGCCTACCGTCCCCTGCTCCCGATGCGCACGGACGGGCCGCTGACCCGGCGGCTCCCGAAGCGGATACGGACCGAGGCCGCGCACCTGCCGCATGCGGTCGTCTGCGTGGTGGCGTTCCTCGTGGTGGTCTTCACCTCGATCACCACCGGCCTGCCCCAGGCCGCTTCCCTGGTGATGGGGCTGCTCGCGGCCACCCCGATCGTGATGACGCTGGTGCGTCCGCTGGGGGCGTTCTGGGCCGCGGTGGCGGTCACCCTGATCTTCTCGGTCGTCAGCGGCTCCGATCCCAACTGGCCCTGGATCCCCGCCACCTTCTTCTCGTACCTCGCGACGGTGACCCTGGTGGGGATGCGGACCACTCCCCGGACGGCCGGCTGGATGTGGGTGATCACACTGGCGATCGGCATCGGGACGTCCGTCGTGCTCGGTCACGGTCAGACCATCAACGTCGGCCCGATGGCCTTCGCCTCGGCGATCGCCCTGCTGGCGGTGAGCATCCGCAATATCCGCAAGCAGGCGGAGCAGGAGGTCACCGCGCAGCAGGAGGTCACCGCCGTCGAGCGGGACCGGCGCACGCTGCTGGAGGAGCGGACCACGATCGCGCGGGAGCTCCACGACGTGGTCGCCCACCACATGTCGGTGGTGGCCATCCAGGCGGAGGCCGCGCCCTACCGGGTGAAGAATCCGCCGCCGGAGCTGGAGGCCGCGTTCGTCACCATCCGGGAGAACGCGGTGGCGGCCCTGACCGAGCTGCGCCGGGTGCTGGGCGTCGTCCGCTCCGCGGACTACGAGGCGCCGGACGCCCCGCAGCCGACGCTGGCCTCGCTGGACGGGCTGTTGGCCAATGTGCGGGAGGCCGGGCTGAGCGTGGACAAGACCGTGACGGGTGCGGTGCGCGAACTGCCTCCGGGCGTCGAGCTGTCGGCCTACCGGATCATCCAGGAGGCCCTGAGCAACACCCTGCGGCACGCGCCGGGCGCCGGAGCCGCGGTCGAGGTCTCGTACGTGCTGGGCGGGCTGGGCCTGCGCATCGTCAACGAGGCGGGCACCGGGGACGTGCGGCCCTCTCCGGGGGCGGGGCAGGGGGTGACCGGGATGCGCGAGCGGGTGGCCATGCTGGAAGGCGAGATGACCGCCGGGGAGCTGGCCTCCGGGGGGTTCGAGGTGGCGGTGTTCATACCCGTGGCCGGCAGCCGTCCTGACCTGGCGAAGGATCCGGCGTGA